AGGGCGCACCCTTTTTAGAGCTTAATTGGTTGTTTTTTTGATGTGGgttttatttctttttgtagtCTGTAGCTAGCTGACTTTGGGGTCTGTAGCTGGCTTTGAGGTCTATAGCTGGCTTTAGGGTTTGCTATTGCCTACTTTTCTTCTGATCTACAGACACAGTGATGATTATAATAACAATCAGTAAAAGGTTGGAAAAAGTTGACAACTAGAATATGGAGTGCAAATAATACGTAGCTACAGATACAAAATTCCAATACGTAACTGTATAACTACAATAGttacttaactacaaaactacacTGTGTATATAACTACAAAGTACAATACTTAAACAAAGTCTCCCAATTCACCTTCTGAGGTGAGGGCATACTGGCAAAGAACCATCTTAGCATTGTAATGCCACAAGTTTTAGTAGCAACTGATGCATAGCAAACTTTGGTTGTAGACCATTAACAGTGGTTCTGTCAGCAACTGAAAAAAGGATGGTTGGGGCAAATGGTGACCAGACACCAAAAACCTCACATAATATACAAAGGGGATAAAATTTCCTCCATTCTTGTACACAGATTCTGTCCTTAGCAGCAGTATATAGCAACTGCCTAAGAAGCAGCAGAGGAAATGAAAACAGTGTTGCACCTGACAGAAAGGTCAAAATACACAGGATGACAAAGAAGAAAATCAGGGTGATAAAATAATATCTCCTGCTGTGGTTTCTGTTGCACACATACTTTGCTACAAGATCACCTCTGGGAACAagatattattaatattattatatcaaCTGCTGATCATTCTTTTCCAGGTCATGATCATGATGTTGAATGCACAAGGGACTATGAGAACAGCCCTAGGAGATGGTCAACAAACTGGTCAATAAcagacaaacaagtacaaagacGTGATAATGGAAACAAAGGAATCCCAAGCCTACATAGAATAATCAAATATCATTatacactactctaatataacagttacTCCTCATACAAACAATATCTCTTTAACCCGTACATTATAGTGTATAGAAACAGTGTCCCCACCGGTAATACTATAACACATTAATAGTCATGGTGCAAGTACAGTTAAAAAAAAGAAATGTAAGTACACAGAAAGAGAGAGTGGGCTCTTCTCCAGAAAATAGCACAGTATAATGCATTCAAGAACCTCACCAAGCAAGACACCAAATCATGGGAAAATTACATGATCCCAGAAAGGCTGGTTTAGCAGAACATTATGAGTCACACAAGCCTAAACtgaaaatataattgtattgctTTATTTGACCTTTtcgtaatattattgtaatagtcTAATAGAGAGTCCATTTTTTTTAGGAATTCTAATAAAATGCACACAGAGTGTTCTAGAATTTCATTGATGgttctatgaaattatgaactttaattaattttataaatttTAGCTAAAATTTTATTAAATGAGGTGAGCAGTCGTGATAGCAGTGACTCattggttaaggatttgggtgtaggggcggatctagggggtgggctttgggggctgaagcccccccccccccccccccttcacttttaggctttacgtaaggccactccaaataaattctctgtttcccgtccaccgcccgcatctagttactgtcagctctaaatattccattattccgtattcttccattattgtccggttattcttgcatactgacaggctcagtaaaagccatctcgaAACAgggtcagctcacgtgtcagcagtgctatcaagtcggcacaaacttcacgtttgtgttatttttgcaacttaaaaggaaggaacaagtgtaagcatgcttttatgcagctttttatggttatgtcaggcaaataatggcttgaaaagctgccaatcttataatgaaataatggaaatggaccgcccgcccgcatgcaaatatgcttgaatccaggacgggaaacagaaaatttatttggaatggcctaatcaatatgctgaggattatagtgaaattttgtcttagcataattatatgatcactaataatacaaatacccataaacccaccttataaacatctttcctagacattattagtggatttatgctaaaggttatgcaacaaggacccggatccaggggcggatccagacttttaaaaaggggggctCCACTTTAGAATTGAAACTTcaacctagctgtaagttgaggaccaaaaaaaaaaaaaaaaaggtcatcacctgctgacaatagttgcccctcaccatagatgccctcaccaactatatttataactagatacatagcttgaaacactgctcctcaaaagaccactgtgactgctctattagagtatctcgattagagtatctcaatttgactgcatgctctattagagtatctcgagtaagatataggctctttcaaaaggggggttccatggaaccctttgaacccccctggatccgcccctgggatcagcattggaggtatacaagatcgagatactctaatagaacagtcaccaaactactctaatagaacattcagtgtaaacaaaaaagttggttctgttatggaatttttccaaatctgcctgcgcctatacatacaatgaagtgcattggtctgcataaaaggcttgttcatctacttgtgtagatATTACTGGTACCAGTataggtacacaatttccattgaaaatgctctcggattcaatctcgtatcattcaaatttcaaaattttccaggtttcaacattattattctatcatgcatgtagctaattgtgagagggtgtatcatgtgcttggttgtctgaatcTAGCTACCCAAACCAttccattaacaaatgctgcagagagccatatatatctaaaggcagtatataaaatatctacaggcagaaatatgcattttagctATGTGGAAACTAtgatgtctccaaattgcagtattttagcatctatttttcaaaaatttcctgggggcatacccccagaccccctagttctaGTATGCGAAGGTGTGCTTTGCATACCTCcatccaagagattagtacctcgagttagcccccccttttataaatcctcgATCCGCCCCTGCCTAGTCGTCACAGTTGTGTGTGTTGAATTTTTGTAGTGTTCTTTGTTGGCTGACACCTTGTAGCGTTACATTATTGTGTATACCTTCTATAAAAGTTTTACGTATTTTGATCATTCAGTTTTGCAACAATCGCGGGAGAAAAGTTTCGCTGATTGCATGCTCAGcgcacaaaaaaaaaaataataataatgctcagcgcttctaatcgataagcgcctgaGACtgcttttatttattatttatttattaaacagcacaagtgctgaaggtctgtaggacacctggtcctacagcctgctcaaagactttagctacttaaggtgtgtttgaaaagttggagaaaggagaaaaaatccatgactggacctagacTACGTTCCTTCTATGCTTCCAGTCAGCCTCATGGCGATTCTCGAACAAGACGACAGAATAAAATCAGCAGTGCAGGATTTTGGGGGATAGGACTTCGAGTTAATTGAACCTGCTCCAGAAGATTTACTATGTAAAATATGCCACTTCCTGTCACGTGACCCAGTGCTAAGTACTTGTGGTCAGAGTTTCTGTGAAGGTTGCTTCAATAAATCAGATATAATTAATCGTGACAAGTGTCCCTACTGTCAGCAACAGGATTTCAAGGTGTTCCCAGACAAGAGAGCTTTGCGTCAAGTCCTTGACCTTCAAGTGTATTGCCCCAATAAGAAAGGAGGTTGTGAATGGAGTCATAAACTGCGAGCACTAGAAAAACATTTAGAAGAGTGTCCACAAGCAGTAGTGGAGTGTCCGTATGATATTGTGGGCTGCCAGAGTGTTGTTAGGAGGGCAGAGAAGCTGAACCACTTGAAGGAGATGGCAGAACAGCACATGGAATATAATTTGAGTGCTTCACTAGGAAATCAGAGAGAGCTACAATGTACAAAACAGCAGCTGAAAGCTACAGAGGAGGAATTGAAACGTACCCAGAATCAATTGGAGGAAACAAACCAAAGCCTGGAGGGTGTTAAGCAAGCAATGGAGGCAAAGTTGCAAGCTAAAGAGCAGGAGATAGCAGATGTTAAAAAAGATCTTGTGCAACTCAAAGAATTTCTAACTGTCAAGGAAAGAGAGATTGcagaaaacaaagaaaaacacaaaGAAATTGTAACTAGGCTTGACAATCAATCACGACAACTTGAAAATGAGATAGAAAAGTTGGTAACTGTACAATATTATACTATACACAAGAACCAAGCCACTTGGTCAATCCTTCTAAACACACTGGCCACTGCAAGTGAATCAGGCAAGCAAGTATTACCAGTCATAGTCAGGATGAATGGCTTTTTATGGCAAAGAAAGATAGTGCGGTGGTCAACAATTGGTGGTATTCTGGTGGATTTTATAGTCACAATGGAGGTTATAAGATGTGCCTTGGAGTGGTAGCTTGTGGCTACTATACTAATCCTGAGGAGATTTCAAAAGCTGACTATGATCGTGGCTTTGTTACAGTTAGCTTGTTCCTTATGAGAGGAGAACATGATGATCGGTTGGTGTGGCCCAAACCAGTTAGCACGGTGACATTTCAACTTTTCAACTAGATTTTTGATGCAGATCATCTCGATCCATTTGTATGTCGGTTTGAtggtcacacaaaaggcaacCAACGGGTCACGTATGCACCGATATCACACTGGGCCTGCCAATCTGCTTACCAACTAATAAGCCATGATCAATTAGGGTATGATGGTAAAAAACAATACCTTAAAGATGATTGCCTTATGTTTAAAGTGTACATATAAACCATTGGTCTTTCATGTTTACAGTGGTTTCTTTTGCAATTACGAAATATCTGTTAATTACAGTTCATCAATTATAGCTCACGTGATAGACAAAGACTATTGTGTTGGGGGGTTTATAGGCGCAAATAGCGTAAAACGTGTAGCTAGTGAATCGAAATGGATGCAAAGGTGATCCTCCTTATATCCGCCTGCCTAATCACTGTAGTACGGGCGGAGATGTTCACAGCATTGGCGCATATGAGAGGCTTGGCGCACCTGGAGGGCGAGCTATTCGAAGGTCTCAAGAGTTACATCGCTGCGGAAGAGACTAGACTACAACAGTTGAAGAAATTTGCCAGTGAAGTGGAGTTAGCTCAGACAGGTGTACAAGCGAGCAGTGTTGAGCAACACTTGAATGATCCCATCAACTCTGTGCTATTGATCACTCGCTTCTACAATGGCTGGAAGAAACTTAACGAAATCGTCTACCAAGACAACAGTATAGGTATGGTCAGATAGTGTGCGGTACAATAGTCAAGGTGGTGTATATCATTTAgatattgtttgtttgtttgtttgtttgtttgtttgtttgtttgtttgtttgtttgtttgtttgtttgtagatAGATAATTAGTAACTGAATATATTTTGGGCAGAACTTGAATATGACAATGACCTactattgatttttttttgtctgtCCAATGAATCGAACAAAAAATTCCAAGTCTAGTGGTGTGCCCTACTCTTTGACGGTGAACGACAATTgcaaacccccttttaaaactATGAGTAACAAACACTAATTGGACTGATCCACACCGATCCCCCATAGGCCATAGCACATTCATTCACCATTGTGACTTAACAAAGAATCACATGAATGTTTTGTTATGTGTATCCTTTATAGTATTAAACTTAGACAGTTTGCTATCTCAAACTTGGAAAAGAATGCTCTGCAATCAAAATGTATTCTATCATTTGATTGATCGATCGACCAAATGACAAAAAGAAAATACAGTGTGGCTGGCAAGAGTACAAAGGATTGGTTTTAGTGTATACACGCTAATGTTTACCACATGAGAGAATGTGAATTTTACACATGAACTATACCAGAGTCCATGTTTTGACTACTGTACATATTGTACACGCCACCTAAGAATGTATAATTTCCCGGACAATAATACATGGCACGTGCCTGTATAAAACCTTGGACAAAGGTTATTGAGATGTGATTGATAACTTGCATGGGAATACATCTAAGATGTTTCCATTTTGAAAGACAGTCTAATAATTAAATGTAATTAGTACTATTTGTTTACAGTATACAGTGCATGTATAGTCTGTAACCATAAACAAACAAATTGTATGGTTGATGGATGAGGAAGTACTTGTGAGAGTTTGTATTGCTAGTCAGTTTTCTGTTTAACAATTTCATATTAACCTGTGATGCAGCTGTGTGAATTTGTATGTGTTCCCAGGACTGAGAATGTCTGTATGTCCATCTGTCTGTGTGTAAATGTGTTGTTCAAGGTCCTCACTTAACAACCAAGTTGTTAATGAGACATCCTCATTAGCACGTGTACTTTGTCACTGCAGACCACCTTGATGATGGACTTTGTTCAATACTTGTTCATCACAATCTCTATGAGAGTTTAGTTTACTGAGATTGTTAATGTTTGTAATATGCCTTGATGGCCATACACAAGTTGAATGGTGTAAATGGATCAGATACAACTCAGCACAAAGGCTTATAATGGTTGTGCTGAAGCAGGGGATGTATACTAGAGTGCATGTTTCCGTGACACGCAACATGACTGTATTCACTTACTAACTGTTGTTGCCTTTGCAGATTTGATGGCCAATATATCACTTAATGATTATCAGATGCCGAAGGAGGAGGATTACAAGGGATCATTTACTGCCCTAAGAAGATTGCAGGATACTTACCGGCTTAAGCCAGTTGAGATCAACTCTGGTCAACTAGGTGGACTGAATATGACTGCTAGGGATTGTTATAATGCTGGTATGTGtagtatggtgtgtgtgtgtgtgtgtgtgtgtgtgtgtgtgtgtgtgtgtgtgtgtgtgtgtgtgtgtgtgtgtgtgtgtccatccACCATAGTTATGTACTCTCCTGTATTCCATGTAGTGGTATATCACAGCAAATTTATTCAATGTCTgtctgctgtgtaacaggtagaGAAAACTTTTTAGCTAATGAATGGAAACACACTCGTCAGTGGATGCAAGAGTCACTAAAGAAGAGCATTGAAGATGAAGAGCAAGCAAAAGATGTTgatatagtggacatttatgATCACCTTTCTTATTCAGAATACAAGGTACGAGCTAACAGTGATAGATTATCCATGACTACATATTTATATTGTATCTGTTTATATAATATGATGTTATTCTGTACAGTTGGGAAACATCAAGAAGGCCATACAGTATTCCAGAGACTTGCTACAGAATGGTATGACCATGTACTGAATTATATGTAgtacagtatactgtatttacGTTAAACGCCACAatgtttattaccttagtttcAAAAATTGATGTGGCAAAATTGCCCACTACTTGATCTAAAATGATATTTAAGCCTTTAGTTTTGAAATTGATTGTGGTACCActcaagtgtggctactattgaaggtgtggcatttaaccaaggaaCCAAGGAATTACGAGTGTTACAATTAGGTAGCTTTGGTCAGTTTCAAAGGTATAAGTTCATAGTTCACAAGTTTTGTGGATTTAGTTTACTTATAGTACACCCTTACATACGCATGCTCTGGATGCTATGGCAATCTGTTGGCTTGATCAAAGTGTCCTTACATGTATTAGAGAGGCTTTTGAGTTTGAGTATGTGTACAATAATACTAATAGGACCACTAGACAAGTGTATGGGTTATCAAGGCATTCAGGATATAGAAAGTTGTAGTGGTGATTCAGCTGGGCCTGTAGCATTTGTGTTTTAGCAGTTGTCATGTTTCAGTTAAACGTCTTTTCACAAGTTTCTGGTATGCACCATGGTTTTTCTAGGGAGAGTATTTTGCCTCTTATGAAAGAGTCTTTTGCTTCATAAAGTCCCAATATCAGGTGTTAGGAATTCGAAGTATAAATGTAACACTAACATTTATTATGTAACACTAACCTTTAGTACTGTCAAAATTGTGTAAAAGTGTCTCCAATTTAATCTCATGATAGCTATTGTACAAAATTTCCTGGGTTGACCCCCCTTCCTTGATATCAGAAACTCCTTTTGTTTTGTGTGTCCCCCCCAAAGTCAAAGGTAGAAAAATCACAAGCTTTTTGTTGCCGCTTTTATTGTTTTGTAGTTGGTTTGTAACCATGGAAATTTTAACAGTGAAATCTTTTACCCTAAAAACTACCTTTGCATATAATTTTTATTGTCCCCTGAGGCTATATGATTTGTGTACCTCTGTATAACAATGACATCTGCCTAAGATTTTCTGGCCATATTTAGCCAGTGGCAGGATTTTATATACAAGTGGCACATTTGGGCAATAGCTATTTTGGGCAGGCAACCTTATTATTCAGTGACCCAATTAGAGCTGGCTTCACTGTAGGGTATCACTTGCTTAATACAGTGATTATCTACACAGAACCAGATCACAAGAGGACTCTGGATAACCTCGGTTATTTTCAGGCTGAGCTCAACAAAAATCCTGACCAGTATGAGAAATATGTGGATGACGATTACCGAGAAGACACTACTGAAGAGCATGACAGATATACAGAATTGTGTCGACGTCCTGACTTTGTTGTAAGCCCACTGTATAGCTAGCACACACCTTATgtcttgtttataagacatgtACCCTTTAACCGCTAAGGATGTCATGTAGAAGAATATTTGTACTTCAGCAACCATTTGATAACTACGATATTCTTTTAGCATTAAGCTAAGCCAATGTATACACAGATTTTGACAGCATAATTTAAGGATATGGTAGGCTGATAGTAGCATTGAACATACAATACCATCATAGTACAGGGATTGTTGTTAGGCATAGCATAACAAACGAACGGGTTCAGGTACTTGACACATTTTGCTTTAAAATATTCATGTACTGTATACGTGTACAAAGTTTCAAGGGATGTAGTTTTTGTGTATTTCGCAGTTGCTTTGCTGTCCACAACattttcatcctcaaaaattCTGAATTTGGAAGTTACATGCTAGGATGTTTTGTAATATgctcagtgactgttctgttgctGTACCATATATGAACAGATTTTTGAGGAATGAAATTTTTGTGAGTTATATTGTTGTGTATCACTGAGGTTACCTTATTATATTGCATTAAGCTTACTAGTGGATAAAAGCACAGAAAAAGAAAACTGAGCTATTGCAAGTGTGTAGGTCTCAAAGATAATTTTGCAATAAAATGATCATCATGACCTGACTAATTCAGCACATTTTGTATCTGTGACCACCATataatatttataattattttattttacacAGCCACCAGAATTACATAGGAAATACATCTGTTTTTACTACACTAATCATCGTAACCCTCGTCTGTTGCTGCAACCAGCCAAAGTGGAGATAGCTAACCTCAAACCTCGTGTGTGGATGTTGCGTAGTATCCTGACAGAGACTGAAATGAACCGACTCAAAGAAATAGCTGGACCCAAGGTGGGTTTAGTGGACAGGTGTGCTCACTGCACATGCAATACATACATGCCAGAAAGGATTATAATGGTTGGCTGGAAGTTATTTACCTGCCAAATAACTCAAATCCTCTATACCTACTGGATTGGTTAAGAATTGCCTAACAATTTGCACTAAAAAGGGTTGGTGTACTCTTATAAACCACTTTAATAGGACAGGCAAAGTACTTCTGAAAAGGTGTACATACCtcaaagttttttttgtaaacagATAGGATTGGACCTTGCTTTTTATGCAAGCCTGCTACAAGTGTCATTAACATGTTCAGTCTAGGATTTAAATGTACGTTAGGATCCAGCACATAGCAACATTGATGGATGGATGGTCCGCAAGTAAAGTAATGCACACCATTGCAAACATTTTATAGCTCATTTTGCAAGAAATTAGTGATGTATTTATAGTGCGAAATAATGTCTTGTTGAAGATGTAATAGTGAGGGTGCTGAAATAGCTTTGTGAAGTAGGTTTTTGTACAATCTCAGAAGCATGATGTCATGAACTCCAAAACTTTAGGAACATTTCCCCCAGACCTTACTAGCTATGTACAGTGTCAGACCAACTTAATTAATAGTCTGTTAAATTATCGAAAAGTTGTTGTAATCCTCTCTGTTAATCACACGcactgcacacatgcacacactcgcacgtacacaccacacacacacacagacacacacacagacacacacacagacacacacacagagtcaccATTTCCACATCAGGTGTAATAATCCCTAATAAATTTCcaatgtataattataattctGCCTACTATTTGTTAAATAAATGAATATGTATATGAAATTAGCTAAATCGAGCTACTGCCAGGAATCACCGTACAGGCCGGTTCGAGCCAGCAGACTATCGGATTAGTAAGAGGTAAATTAGCTCTTCTCTCTTAACTGTTAGCTTCTGCGTGCAACTGCCACCAATCCTGACACCGGGAAAGATGAACCTGCTGAGTATCGTATTAGCAAGAGGTGTGAGCGCTTGTGTGTGTAGACTACCTTCACTCCTTCATGTGATTTGTCTGCTTTGTGGAATAAATTCTGTCAGTGTTGGTGATCAATTAATATCAAATTTCAGAGCATATTAATGAGGCAGTTTTCTTTGGTCATACGTTCATACATACATCATTCAGTATGCTACGTACCATGTAAaactatgtgtgtatgtatgttagtACTCTAGTGTTTAAACCCTCAGAAAATATGTATCTGTCATGCATTAGAAGTATTAACACTGCTGATGTAGATGTGTTCTCAATTTTGTACTTAGCTACATCGTGCAACAGTACATAACCAACAAGGAGAATTGGAATTTGCTTCATATCGTATCAGCAAGAGGTATATATAAACACATAGGCTCAAAGTGTCAGTGTGCTATTTGCTGAGCAACATTTCTCTTCAAAAATCCATCTTAAAATCCATGAAGTTGGGACATAATTTAGgtgttttttttcttgttaGGATATAAAATGTTTTTTTTCCTTTCCCAGTTGCGGAGGGCTTTGGTTCGTAGTCCTGAGGATGGCTCTCTCTCAGAAGCTTCATACAGAGTCAGCAAAAGGTTGAGAAATAGACACATACATTTTGTAGAACAGTGAAACCTCATAAGTGGTCCAGCCATAACTAAGGTGCACCATACTCCATGACTTCATTGATAATAATGCAGTTTGCCAAGTTATTTAAAGCTTAGATCACAAAGTTGGGAAGGGAAATGctgaagttttttttttttttgtttgctaCCCAGTTGGAAAGGGCTTTGGTTCATAGTGCTGTGGATGCTAAACTCAGACCAGCTACATAACAGAATCAGGAAAAGGTTGAGAAAATACCCCACGTAGTTGTAGAACAATGAAACCTCAGTACAttgttaataaataaaattagcCATGTCAAGAGCATATGTAGGTCcctaacatagctaaggtgtgtATCATGGCTTTGTTAATCAGACCACCTCATTACTGAGGCCTTATTTTTGGTTCTGTACGTGGCAGTagtaatgaggtttcattgtgtTGTGGGATCTCACAACTCTGTAtctatgtacgtatatatggATTGAATGCCTGCATAGGTacttgtgtacatatgtacgtacgtacattcTATAATTGCATCTATAAAGCCAAACAAATGTACTTGTCCATACATACATTGTGTATGACCCACGTTTGTACTCGTACATAGTATGTGCTACAATTTTTTACCATTTTCAAGCATGTGTTATGAAAAAATAATACGCTAAAGAAACCTGCCTCGTGAGATA
The Dysidea avara chromosome 7, odDysAvar1.4, whole genome shotgun sequence genome window above contains:
- the LOC136261125 gene encoding TNF receptor-associated factor 6-like, with product MTGPRLRSFYASSQPHGDSRTRRQNKISSAGFWGIGLRSFCEGCFNKSDIINRDKCPYCQQQDFKVFPDKRALRQVLDLQVYCPNKKGGCEWSHKLRALEKHLEECPQAVVECPYDIVGCQSVVRRAEKLNHLKEMAEQHMEYNLSASLGNQRELQCTKQQLKATEEELKRTQNQLEETNQSLEGVKQAMEAKLQAKEQEIADVKKDLVQLKEFLTVKEREIAENKEKHKEIVTRLDNQSRQLENEIEKLVTVQYYTIHKNQATWSILLNTLATASESGKQVLPVIVRMNGFLCHNGGYKMCLGVVACGYYTNPEEISKADYDRGFVTVSLFLMRGEHDDRLVWPKPVSTVTFQLFN
- the LOC136262379 gene encoding prolyl 4-hydroxylase subunit alpha-1-like isoform X4, which produces MDAKVILLISACLITVVRAEMFTALAHMRGLAHLEGELFEGLKSYIAAEETRLQQLKKFASEVELAQTGVQASSVEQHLNDPINSVLLITRFYNGWKKLNEIVYQDNSIDLMANISLNDYQMPKEEDYKGSFTALRRLQDTYRLKPVEINSGQLGGLNMTARDCYNAGRENFLANEWKHTRQWMQESLKKSIEDEEQAKDVDIVDIYDHLSYSEYKLGNIKKAIQYSRDLLQNEPDHKRTLDNLGYFQAELNKNPDQYEKYVDDDYREDTTEEHDRYTELCRRPDFVPPELHRKYICFYYTNHRNPRLLLQPAKVEIANLKPRVWMLRSILTETEMNRLKEIAGPKLHRATVHNQQGELEFASYRISKSAWLGASDDPLGYVKKIDQRIEDITSLDMSTAEQLQVCNYGIGGHYEPHFDFARKEEDAFTSLGTGNRIATVLFYMSDVSQGGATVFPNVGARIPPGNGDAAFWWNLKRSGEGDYSTRHAACPVLVGTKWVCNKWIHERGQEFRRPCGLSPSQ
- the LOC136262379 gene encoding prolyl 4-hydroxylase subunit alpha-1-like isoform X1, with the protein product MDAKVILLISACLITVVRAEMFTALAHMRGLAHLEGELFEGLKSYIAAEETRLQQLKKFASEVELAQTGVQASSVEQHLNDPINSVLLITRFYNGWKKLNEIVYQDNSIDLMANISLNDYQMPKEEDYKGSFTALRRLQDTYRLKPVEINSGQLGGLNMTARDCYNAGRENFLANEWKHTRQWMQESLKKSIEDEEQAKDVDIVDIYDHLSYSEYKLGNIKKAIQYSRDLLQNEPDHKRTLDNLGYFQAELNKNPDQYEKYVDDDYREDTTEEHDRYTELCRRPDFVPPELHRKYICFYYTNHRNPRLLLQPAKVEIANLKPRVWMLRSILTETEMNRLKEIAGPKLNRATARNHRTGRFEPADYRISKSAWLGASDDPLGYVKKIDQRIEDITSLDMSTAEQLQVCNYGIGGHYEPHFDFARKEEDAFTSLGTGNRIATVLFYMSDVSQGGATVFPNVGARIPPGNGDAAFWWNLKRSGEGDYSTRHAACPVLVGTKWVCNKWIHERGQEFRRPCGLSPSQ
- the LOC136262379 gene encoding prolyl 4-hydroxylase subunit alpha-1-like isoform X3, with translation MDAKVILLISACLITVVRAEMFTALAHMRGLAHLEGELFEGLKSYIAAEETRLQQLKKFASEVELAQTGVQASSVEQHLNDPINSVLLITRFYNGWKKLNEIVYQDNSIDLMANISLNDYQMPKEEDYKGSFTALRRLQDTYRLKPVEINSGQLGGLNMTARDCYNAGRENFLANEWKHTRQWMQESLKKSIEDEEQAKDVDIVDIYDHLSYSEYKLGNIKKAIQYSRDLLQNEPDHKRTLDNLGYFQAELNKNPDQYEKYVDDDYREDTTEEHDRYTELCRRPDFVPPELHRKYICFYYTNHRNPRLLLQPAKVEIANLKPRVWMLRSILTETEMNRLKEIAGPKLLRATATNPDTGKDEPAEYRISKSAWLGASDDPLGYVKKIDQRIEDITSLDMSTAEQLQVCNYGIGGHYEPHFDFARKEEDAFTSLGTGNRIATVLFYMSDVSQGGATVFPNVGARIPPGNGDAAFWWNLKRSGEGDYSTRHAACPVLVGTKWVCNKWIHERGQEFRRPCGLSPSQ
- the LOC136262379 gene encoding prolyl 4-hydroxylase subunit alpha-1-like isoform X2; its protein translation is MDAKVILLISACLITVVRAEMFTALAHMRGLAHLEGELFEGLKSYIAAEETRLQQLKKFASEVELAQTGVQASSVEQHLNDPINSVLLITRFYNGWKKLNEIVYQDNSIDLMANISLNDYQMPKEEDYKGSFTALRRLQDTYRLKPVEINSGQLGGLNMTARDCYNAGRENFLANEWKHTRQWMQESLKKSIEDEEQAKDVDIVDIYDHLSYSEYKLGNIKKAIQYSRDLLQNEPDHKRTLDNLGYFQAELNKNPDQYEKYVDDDYREDTTEEHDRYTELCRRPDFVPPELHRKYICFYYTNHRNPRLLLQPAKVEIANLKPRVWMLRSILTETEMNRLKEIAGPKLRRALVRSPEDGSLSEASYRVSKSAWLGASDDPLGYVKKIDQRIEDITSLDMSTAEQLQVCNYGIGGHYEPHFDFARKEEDAFTSLGTGNRIATVLFYMSDVSQGGATVFPNVGARIPPGNGDAAFWWNLKRSGEGDYSTRHAACPVLVGTKWVCNKWIHERGQEFRRPCGLSPSQ